A genomic stretch from Chryseobacterium sp. SNU WT5 includes:
- the tsaE gene encoding tRNA (adenosine(37)-N6)-threonylcarbamoyltransferase complex ATPase subunit type 1 TsaE, with protein MEFKIAKVEDWQTVIDEILPTMQHHILLLKGNLGAGKTTFTQFLLKNLGSQDEVSSPTYAIVNEYDSPKGNVFHFDLYRMNNMDEVEDIGIQEYLDSAFLSIIEWPEVYEEELAYLPHHVMTIENDGEYRLINYH; from the coding sequence ATGGAATTTAAAATCGCTAAAGTTGAGGATTGGCAAACAGTAATCGACGAAATTCTACCGACAATGCAACATCATATTCTATTGCTAAAAGGAAATCTAGGGGCAGGAAAAACAACATTTACTCAATTTCTACTGAAAAATTTAGGTAGCCAAGATGAAGTCTCCTCTCCTACTTATGCCATAGTGAATGAGTATGATTCTCCCAAAGGAAATGTTTTCCACTTTGATCTATATCGTATGAATAATATGGATGAAGTTGAAGATATAGGAATTCAGGAATACCTGGACAGTGCCTTTCTCAGCATCATTGAATGGCCGGAAGTTTATGAAGAGGAGTTAGCCTATTTGCCACACCATGTTATGACTATTGAAAATGACGGCGAATATCGTCTGATCAACTATCATTAA
- a CDS encoding MarR family winged helix-turn-helix transcriptional regulator: protein MNKSHQEKVENVDLILKSTWLAVSKMYSELAQVHDATAVQALTLLKIDPKEGTRSTNLGPKMAIEPTSLTRIIKLLEDNGYIYKEKTTNDKREVIIKLTDKGLNSRNLSKEVVVNFNKRVMEKIPVEKMDTFKEVMTDILKIANELNNKK, encoded by the coding sequence ATGAATAAATCTCATCAGGAAAAAGTTGAAAATGTAGATCTCATCCTGAAATCTACCTGGCTTGCGGTTTCGAAGATGTATTCGGAGTTAGCTCAAGTCCACGATGCAACAGCTGTTCAAGCTTTAACGCTACTAAAAATTGACCCGAAAGAAGGAACACGAAGTACGAACCTCGGTCCCAAAATGGCCATCGAGCCAACCTCTTTAACCCGAATTATTAAACTCTTGGAGGACAACGGGTACATTTACAAAGAGAAAACCACCAATGACAAACGGGAAGTGATCATAAAACTCACAGATAAAGGTCTTAATTCAAGAAATTTATCAAAAGAGGTGGTTGTGAATTTTAACAAAAGAGTAATGGAGAAAATTCCAGTAGAAAAAATGGACACTTTCAAAGAAGTCATGACGGACATTCTGAAGATTGCAAACGAATTAAATAATAAAAAATAA
- a CDS encoding isoaspartyl peptidase/L-asparaginase family protein — protein MKKLLLASIVTFSMMISAQKKYVLVIHGGAGTILKTSMTEEKENAYKDKLKDALNAGYAELQKGNSSVDAVATSIIMMENSPLFNAGKGAVFTADGKNELDASIMYGKDKSAGAIAGVHTIKNPIKAAIAVMQKSEHVMLSGAGAEKFAQDQNLEIVDPKYFWTKDRWDGLQKLKQKENLKTEKKVSQNTLPESYEIDQKFGTVGAVALDKKGNIAAGTSTGGMTNKKYGRIGDAPIIGAGTYADSQVGISATGWGEYFIRATAARTVSAKMEYQNKDIKTATQETIDEIGKMGGDGGMIALDKDGNIAMPFNTAGMYRGAITQDGEIIIEIYK, from the coding sequence ATGAAAAAACTCCTACTCGCTTCAATCGTCACTTTTTCAATGATGATATCGGCACAAAAAAAATACGTTCTTGTTATTCACGGTGGCGCTGGAACAATTCTTAAAACCAGCATGACGGAAGAAAAAGAAAATGCTTACAAAGACAAACTTAAAGACGCATTAAATGCAGGATACGCCGAACTTCAAAAAGGAAATTCTTCTGTAGATGCGGTTGCCACCTCAATTATCATGATGGAAAATTCTCCGTTATTCAATGCCGGAAAAGGAGCAGTATTTACTGCAGATGGAAAAAACGAACTCGATGCTTCGATTATGTACGGAAAAGATAAATCCGCTGGAGCAATTGCAGGAGTTCATACCATCAAAAATCCTATAAAAGCAGCGATTGCCGTTATGCAGAAATCGGAACACGTAATGCTTTCTGGCGCAGGTGCCGAAAAGTTTGCCCAAGATCAAAATCTAGAAATTGTAGATCCAAAATATTTCTGGACCAAAGACCGATGGGATGGTTTACAAAAACTTAAACAAAAGGAAAATTTGAAAACTGAAAAGAAAGTTTCTCAAAATACATTACCAGAATCTTATGAAATTGACCAGAAATTTGGGACTGTTGGCGCAGTAGCTTTAGATAAAAAAGGAAATATTGCCGCTGGAACTTCAACAGGTGGAATGACCAACAAAAAATATGGCAGAATTGGCGATGCTCCGATCATTGGTGCTGGAACGTATGCTGATTCTCAAGTGGGAATCTCCGCAACCGGTTGGGGGGAGTATTTCATTCGTGCAACTGCTGCCCGAACTGTTTCGGCCAAAATGGAATATCAAAATAAAGATATTAAAACTGCAACTCAGGAAACCATTGATGAAATTGGTAAAATGGGCGGCGATGGAGGCATGATTGCTTTAGATAAAGACGGAAATATCGCAATGCCTTTTAATACCGCCGGAATGTATCGGGGCGCTATAACTCAAGATGGCGAAATTATTATTGAAATTTATAAATAG
- a CDS encoding TerB family tellurite resistance protein — translation MNQNQHKSNKSIAGYHLLMILSAVDGEFSPEEGLLIQHYLAEEFPFKINLDNELDAIAVLQPEEWKDHFEFHARCFLEDSTEQERKSFLKFAKTLIKADDEVTDREHDFYMLLKHCWNSINK, via the coding sequence ATGAATCAAAATCAACACAAATCCAACAAATCAATCGCAGGATATCATCTATTGATGATTCTTTCTGCTGTTGATGGTGAATTTTCGCCAGAAGAAGGATTACTTATACAACACTACCTTGCAGAGGAATTTCCGTTCAAAATTAATTTGGACAACGAACTGGATGCGATTGCTGTTTTGCAGCCAGAGGAATGGAAAGATCACTTTGAATTTCACGCACGCTGTTTCTTAGAAGATTCTACTGAGCAGGAAAGAAAGTCGTTCTTAAAATTTGCAAAAACACTCATTAAAGCTGATGATGAAGTGACTGATCGTGAGCACGATTTCTATATGCTTCTAAAACACTGTTGGAACTCTATTAATAAATAA
- the clpP gene encoding ATP-dependent Clp endopeptidase proteolytic subunit ClpP, with amino-acid sequence MDIKKDFRDFSVKHLGNSGLATDQYMGMYGPTNLTPYIMEERRMNVAQMDVFSRLMMDRIIFLGTGIDDQVANIVTAQLLFLESSDASKDIQIYINSPGGSVYAGLGIYDTMQIIKPDVATICTGIAASMGAVLLVAGEKGKRSALKHSRVMIHQPSGGAQGVASDMEINLREMLKLKKELYDIISEHSGQTYEWVEKASDRDYWMTSSEAKDYGMVDEVLQRKVEKK; translated from the coding sequence ATGGATATTAAAAAAGATTTTAGAGATTTCTCTGTAAAACATCTAGGAAACAGTGGCTTAGCTACAGATCAATATATGGGAATGTATGGACCAACAAACCTTACGCCGTATATTATGGAAGAAAGAAGAATGAACGTTGCGCAGATGGACGTTTTTTCGAGGTTGATGATGGACCGAATTATATTCCTAGGAACAGGCATCGATGATCAGGTTGCTAATATTGTTACTGCACAGTTGCTTTTCTTAGAAAGTTCTGATGCTTCGAAAGACATTCAAATTTACATCAACTCTCCTGGAGGTAGTGTTTATGCAGGATTAGGAATTTATGATACCATGCAGATTATCAAGCCGGATGTTGCAACGATCTGCACAGGAATTGCAGCTTCAATGGGTGCAGTTCTTTTAGTTGCAGGTGAAAAAGGAAAACGTTCTGCCTTAAAACATTCTAGAGTAATGATTCATCAACCAAGTGGTGGTGCGCAAGGTGTTGCTTCTGATATGGAAATCAATTTACGTGAAATGCTTAAGCTTAAAAAAGAATTGTACGATATCATCTCTGAGCATTCTGGACAGACCTATGAATGGGTAGAAAAAGCATCAGATAGAGATTATTGGATGACTTCTTCAGAAGCTAAAGATTATGGAATGGTTGATGAAGTTCTACAAAGAAAAGTAGAAAAGAAATAA
- a CDS encoding alanine dehydrogenase, with protein MSHTHVFTPFSEQDLLPKEEKLEIVKKGKQFSIGIPKETCLNERRTCITPDAVQVLVASGHQIIVEAGAGEGSFFTDLQYSESGAKITPSPDEAFAQDLVLKINPPTTEEIEMLKPNTYLVSALQINLRDKEYFKKLGEKKINAIAFEFIADEYKQLSLVRLIGEIAGSISILYAAELLALSNGLMLGGVTGVRPTEVVILGAGIVGEFATKAAIGLGASVKVFDNSLSKLRRLHMMVDGRVPTSIIDPKELTKSLKRADVVIGALAKLSNVPIITEEMVAGMKKGSVIIDVTIDNRKMIETSEVTDMENPYIIKHGVIHCGLPNITSKMPRTTTKAISNFFLSYLLNYDDEGGFENMLIHKNEMKQSLYMYKGRHTKKMICDRFDLSYHDINLLIF; from the coding sequence ATGAGTCATACCCACGTTTTTACTCCGTTTTCTGAACAGGATCTATTGCCGAAAGAGGAGAAATTAGAAATTGTAAAAAAAGGAAAACAATTTAGTATCGGAATTCCAAAAGAAACTTGCCTAAATGAGAGAAGAACTTGTATCACTCCCGATGCAGTTCAGGTTTTAGTTGCAAGCGGACACCAAATTATTGTTGAAGCAGGTGCTGGCGAAGGTTCTTTCTTTACCGATTTACAATATTCCGAGTCGGGTGCTAAAATTACTCCCAGTCCTGATGAAGCATTTGCCCAGGATTTAGTTTTAAAAATTAATCCACCAACTACAGAAGAAATCGAAATGTTAAAGCCAAATACCTATTTGGTTTCTGCGCTACAGATCAATTTACGAGATAAAGAATATTTTAAAAAACTAGGTGAGAAAAAAATAAATGCCATCGCATTTGAATTCATTGCAGATGAGTACAAACAATTATCTTTAGTAAGATTGATCGGTGAAATTGCCGGCAGTATTTCTATCCTATATGCAGCAGAACTCCTGGCACTTTCCAACGGATTAATGTTGGGTGGCGTCACAGGTGTTCGTCCTACAGAAGTCGTTATTTTAGGAGCTGGAATTGTTGGAGAATTCGCTACAAAAGCTGCCATCGGCCTTGGAGCAAGCGTTAAAGTATTTGATAATTCACTATCAAAACTTCGTCGTTTACACATGATGGTAGATGGGCGCGTTCCTACTTCTATCATTGATCCTAAAGAATTAACAAAAAGTCTTAAAAGAGCCGATGTCGTTATTGGTGCACTGGCAAAACTAAGTAACGTTCCAATTATTACCGAAGAAATGGTAGCTGGAATGAAAAAAGGAAGCGTCATAATTGATGTTACCATAGACAATCGAAAAATGATCGAGACTTCCGAGGTTACAGACATGGAAAACCCTTACATTATCAAACATGGCGTTATTCACTGTGGTTTGCCAAATATAACGTCCAAAATGCCTCGTACGACTACAAAAGCGATTTCTAATTTCTTTCTATCCTATCTTTTAAATTATGATGATGAAGGAGGTTTTGAAAATATGCTGATCCATAAAAATGAAATGAAACAATCTCTTTATATGTATAAAGGTCGACATACCAAAAAAATGATCTGCGACCGTTTTGATCTTTCTTATCATGATATCAACCTTCTAATTTTTTAA
- the tpiA gene encoding triose-phosphate isomerase: MRKNIVAGNWKMNKNVIEAQQLMLQLLTYKKNNTTNCEVWIAPPSLYLLMAKDLYEFNEVGVFSQDMSEHESGAYTGEISAAMLKSIAASGAIIGHSERRLYHGETDSHCNRKVKLALDNGLTPIYCNGETLEQRKAGKHLEVVKNQTETALFTLTAEEIQKVVIAYEPVWAIGTGETASPEQAQEIHAHIRSLIADKYGKEVADEISILYGGSVKPDNAKEIFSQPDIDGGLIGGAALKIEDFSKIIEGFNS; the protein is encoded by the coding sequence ATGAGAAAAAATATCGTTGCAGGAAACTGGAAGATGAATAAAAATGTGATTGAAGCACAACAACTGATGCTTCAACTGCTGACTTACAAAAAAAACAACACCACTAATTGCGAAGTTTGGATCGCTCCACCATCACTCTATCTATTAATGGCCAAAGATCTTTATGAATTTAATGAAGTAGGGGTTTTTTCACAGGACATGAGTGAACATGAAAGTGGTGCCTATACAGGAGAAATCTCCGCAGCCATGCTGAAATCGATTGCGGCAAGTGGTGCAATTATTGGGCATTCTGAAAGAAGACTGTACCACGGCGAGACAGATTCTCACTGTAACAGAAAAGTGAAATTAGCACTTGACAATGGTCTTACCCCTATTTATTGTAATGGGGAAACATTGGAGCAAAGGAAAGCAGGTAAGCATCTGGAGGTGGTGAAAAATCAAACAGAAACAGCACTTTTTACTTTGACTGCGGAAGAAATTCAAAAAGTAGTCATAGCTTATGAACCAGTTTGGGCAATCGGAACGGGCGAAACGGCTTCTCCAGAACAAGCACAGGAAATCCATGCGCACATCAGGAGCTTAATTGCAGATAAATATGGAAAAGAAGTTGCTGATGAAATTTCGATTCTATACGGAGGATCAGTGAAACCTGACAATGCCAAAGAAATATTCTCTCAACCTGATATAGACGGTGGTTTGATTGGCGGGGCAGCTTTAAAAATCGAAGATTTCTCAAAAATTATTGAAGGATTTAATTCTTAA
- a CDS encoding prephenate dehydrogenase — protein sequence MKLTIIGVGLIGGSIALKLREKKFVDYVFGVDQNEQHLIEAKELGIIDESLSLEDAVHQSDLIILAIPVDASRTLLPTILDLVNDNQTVMDVGSTKAGIVNAIQNHKNRSRFVAFHPMWGTENSGPKSAISESFTGRAAVICDREDSAISPLQTVKAVAENLGMNLLYMDAESHDIHTAYISHISHITSYALANTVLEKEREEDTIFQLASSGFSSTVRLAKSHPEMWVPIFRQNKENVLDVLNEHITQLRKFKSALEKDNYEYLEELIRNANKIREILR from the coding sequence ATGAAATTAACAATCATCGGTGTCGGTTTAATTGGTGGATCGATTGCTTTAAAATTGCGTGAGAAAAAATTTGTAGATTACGTTTTCGGCGTTGATCAAAATGAGCAGCATTTAATCGAAGCAAAAGAACTGGGCATCATTGATGAAAGTTTGTCTTTGGAAGATGCAGTTCATCAGTCAGATTTAATCATTTTGGCGATTCCCGTTGATGCTTCAAGAACATTACTGCCGACAATTTTAGATTTGGTGAATGACAACCAGACGGTAATGGATGTTGGTTCTACAAAAGCCGGAATTGTAAACGCAATACAAAATCATAAAAACAGAAGCCGTTTTGTGGCTTTTCATCCAATGTGGGGAACTGAAAACTCAGGTCCAAAATCGGCGATATCAGAAAGTTTCACAGGAAGAGCGGCTGTCATTTGTGATCGAGAAGATTCTGCGATATCGCCTTTACAAACAGTTAAAGCAGTTGCAGAAAACTTAGGCATGAATCTTCTTTATATGGATGCGGAAAGTCATGATATTCATACCGCATATATTTCCCATATCTCCCATATTACTTCTTATGCTTTAGCAAATACCGTTCTGGAAAAAGAACGAGAAGAAGACACTATTTTTCAGTTGGCCAGCTCTGGTTTTTCAAGTACCGTTCGTTTGGCAAAATCCCATCCCGAAATGTGGGTTCCTATTTTCCGACAGAATAAAGAAAATGTATTGGATGTTCTGAACGAACACATCACGCAACTCCGTAAGTTTAAATCTGCCTTGGAAAAAGATAATTATGAGTATTTGGAAGAGTTGATTCGTAATGCAAATAAAATCAGAGAAATTCTACGATAA
- the dnaG gene encoding DNA primase, protein MISKQTIDKIFSAIRVEEIIGEYVQLKRAGSNFKGLSPFHDEKSPSFVVSPSKQIWKDFSSGKGGTAISFLMEIENFTYPEALRHAAQKYGIEIEEDKRELTEEQKQSQTDRELLFKIHEIANDFFQEQLFETEEGRSIGYSYFKERELRDDIIKKFQLGYSPEQRNAFTQFALDKGYSKEILEKSGISIFPENAPNGIDRFRERVLFPIHSFSGRVLGFGARILRNNIKTAKYLNSPETEIYHKSSVLYGLSQGKQSISKNNLCLLVEGYMDVVALHQSGIENVVASSGTALTVDQIKLIKRLTENVTILFDGDPAGIKASFRSIDLLLAEEMNIRILLFPDGDDPDSFSRKHPQDYVENFIKTQAKDFIDFKAEILLKEAGDDPIKKAEAIRDIVKSVAFVKNALKQEVYLKEVASKFGLSEQSLFNELNVQKQIQNKQFTPQQRDEPQVRPKLEIVPLSTISVNPLLELEEKLVKHMLNFGDRVLEKTDEDNQPFKITVIEEIINHFNEDEYEPQSPINEKIIHELKNGLANNEIIQSNFFLTLMDESIVLKVSDAILEDDELSNWEKSNIFPPKPGEKLEAEIEDDILIHKSHFVEKLIYDIVRKLDSLRDNDQNEYYESVKKIMVLKSLLNEINKRLNRQLTKGHNFFKEQKL, encoded by the coding sequence ATGATTTCTAAACAAACTATTGATAAAATATTTTCTGCTATTCGGGTAGAAGAAATCATTGGTGAATATGTACAACTGAAAAGAGCAGGCTCCAATTTTAAAGGTCTAAGCCCTTTTCATGATGAGAAATCGCCGAGTTTTGTCGTTTCACCCAGCAAGCAAATCTGGAAAGATTTCTCTTCCGGAAAAGGAGGGACCGCTATCTCTTTCCTTATGGAAATTGAAAATTTCACGTATCCTGAAGCGCTCCGGCATGCTGCACAAAAGTATGGGATAGAAATTGAAGAGGATAAAAGAGAACTCACGGAAGAGCAAAAGCAGTCGCAGACGGACAGAGAACTTTTGTTTAAAATTCATGAGATCGCGAACGATTTCTTTCAAGAGCAACTTTTCGAAACTGAGGAAGGCCGGTCGATTGGATATTCCTATTTTAAAGAACGGGAGCTTCGGGATGACATCATCAAAAAATTTCAACTGGGTTATTCACCGGAACAGCGAAATGCTTTTACGCAATTTGCTTTGGATAAAGGATATTCCAAAGAAATTTTGGAAAAATCTGGTATTTCTATTTTTCCCGAAAATGCGCCGAATGGAATCGATCGGTTCCGTGAACGGGTTTTGTTCCCTATTCATAGTTTTTCTGGTCGTGTTCTTGGTTTTGGTGCCAGAATTCTAAGAAATAATATAAAAACCGCAAAATATTTGAATTCTCCGGAAACGGAAATTTATCATAAATCGAGTGTTCTCTATGGTTTAAGCCAAGGGAAGCAATCGATTTCAAAGAATAATCTTTGCCTGCTTGTCGAAGGTTATATGGATGTAGTTGCACTGCACCAAAGCGGGATTGAAAACGTAGTGGCCAGTTCAGGAACGGCCTTAACGGTAGATCAAATAAAGTTGATCAAGCGACTAACAGAAAATGTAACGATTCTTTTCGATGGTGATCCCGCTGGGATTAAAGCGAGTTTTAGAAGCATCGATCTCTTATTGGCAGAAGAAATGAATATTAGGATCCTGCTGTTTCCTGATGGTGATGATCCTGATTCTTTCTCAAGAAAACATCCGCAGGATTATGTGGAAAATTTTATTAAAACGCAAGCCAAAGATTTCATCGATTTCAAGGCTGAAATTTTATTAAAAGAAGCCGGAGATGATCCAATAAAAAAGGCAGAGGCAATTCGAGACATTGTAAAGTCGGTAGCGTTTGTAAAGAATGCGCTAAAACAGGAGGTTTATCTGAAAGAGGTTGCTTCTAAATTTGGACTTTCAGAGCAGTCACTTTTTAATGAATTGAATGTTCAGAAACAAATTCAAAATAAGCAATTTACTCCTCAACAGCGAGATGAACCTCAAGTCAGACCAAAACTTGAAATAGTTCCTTTGAGTACAATCTCCGTGAATCCATTATTGGAATTAGAGGAAAAATTGGTGAAACATATGCTTAATTTTGGTGACCGGGTTTTGGAAAAAACGGATGAAGATAATCAGCCTTTTAAAATTACGGTAATCGAGGAGATCATTAACCACTTTAATGAAGATGAGTATGAACCTCAATCTCCGATCAATGAGAAGATTATTCATGAATTGAAAAATGGATTGGCTAATAACGAGATTATTCAAAGTAATTTTTTCTTAACTTTAATGGATGAAAGTATTGTATTGAAAGTTTCCGATGCAATCCTTGAAGATGACGAATTAAGTAACTGGGAAAAAAGCAATATTTTTCCGCCAAAACCAGGTGAGAAACTCGAGGCCGAAATTGAAGATGATATCCTGATTCATAAAAGTCACTTTGTTGAAAAGTTGATTTATGATATTGTTAGAAAACTTGATTCATTACGGGATAATGACCAGAATGAATATTACGAATCCGTAAAAAAGATTATGGTTTTGAAGAGTTTACTGAATGAAATTAATAAGAGATTAAACCGACAACTGACAAAAGGGCATAATTTTTTTAAGGAACAGAAATTGTAA
- a CDS encoding ABC transporter ATP-binding protein: MFLELKNTSIGYNTPLISGVDTSLKLGEICLLVGNNGVGKTTLIKSILKQNPVLEGEILLNGEKVDELSNEQIARNIAIVFSKSVIPVNYTLRDLISLGKYIHYPYYFELSQEDQQEVEDIINDLNLMQYRDFQLTQLSDGNLQKAFIGRALAQNSPMIILDEPTTHLDEENKITILTLLRKLAKSHHKVILFSSHDWRLAKEFADKMWFIHNKSIDAGITEEVLLRNNELLNPQLFQFTDQFIAPEIFAPELHKEMLYSFLQKNFQKNLSDLKFEFKETFWVISKEHIQHKCDSFEEMAQYIQNLH, encoded by the coding sequence ATGTTTTTAGAATTAAAAAATACATCAATTGGTTATAACACGCCTTTAATTAGTGGTGTTGATACTTCATTGAAATTAGGTGAGATTTGTTTGCTGGTTGGTAATAATGGCGTGGGAAAAACCACATTAATTAAAAGTATTTTAAAACAAAACCCAGTATTAGAGGGTGAGATACTATTAAATGGAGAAAAAGTAGACGAATTATCTAATGAACAAATTGCAAGGAATATCGCCATTGTTTTTTCAAAATCCGTTATTCCAGTCAATTACACCTTAAGAGATCTTATTTCATTAGGGAAGTATATCCACTATCCTTATTATTTTGAATTGAGTCAAGAAGATCAGCAAGAAGTTGAAGATATTATCAATGATCTAAATCTAATGCAGTACCGAGATTTTCAGTTGACCCAGCTATCAGACGGAAATCTACAAAAAGCATTTATTGGTAGAGCCTTGGCACAGAATTCCCCTATGATCATATTAGATGAACCAACAACTCATCTCGACGAAGAAAACAAAATTACTATTCTTACGCTACTGCGAAAATTAGCAAAATCACACCACAAGGTGATCTTATTCTCCTCTCACGACTGGAGATTGGCCAAAGAATTCGCAGATAAAATGTGGTTTATTCATAATAAAAGTATTGATGCGGGCATCACGGAAGAAGTCCTTTTGAGAAACAACGAACTACTGAATCCCCAACTTTTCCAGTTCACGGATCAATTTATAGCTCCGGAAATATTTGCACCAGAATTGCATAAAGAAATGCTCTATTCTTTTCTGCAAAAAAACTTCCAAAAGAACCTCTCAGATCTCAAATTTGAGTTCAAAGAGACATTTTGGGTAATTTCAAAGGAACATATTCAACATAAATGTGATTCTTTTGAAGAAATGGCCCAATATATTCAAAACCTTCATTAA